In the genome of Abyssalbus ytuae, the window CATTTATAAGATTTTCTGCTGATTTTTCTGCCATTCTTTCCAGCGGAATAATCTGTTCTTTTTTTAATTCATATAAATCAGCATAATTTCTTATCAAACCTTGCTTGTACAAAAGTTCTACCGTTTCGGCTCCCAAACCTTCCACATCCATTGCTTTTCTGGATATAAAATGCTGAATTCTCCCGGTTATCTGAGGAGGGCATCCGTAATAATTAGGACAATAATGTTGCGCTTCTCCTTCCTTTCTTACCAGTTCAGTACCGCACTCCGGACAACAGGTAATATAAATTGTGGGTTCTGACGGGTTTTTTCGCTTTGTAAAATCTACTGCAGTTATTTTAGGGATAATTTCCCCTCCTTTTTCAACAAACACTACATCTCCTACTCTTACATCCAGTTTTTTTATTTGATCCGCATTATGTAATGATGCTCTTTTTACAATTGTTCCCGCCAATAAAACAGGTTTCAGATTAGCAACCGGAGTAATGGCCCCTGTACGGCCCACCTGGTAAGAAATACTATTTAAAGTTGTTGTTGCCTGCTCAGACTTAAATTTATAAGCAATTGCCCATCTTGGAGATTTTGATGTATATCCTAATTCTTCCTGCTGGTGTATACTATTTACTTTTATAACAACCCCATCAGTTTCATATGGCAGTGAATGCCGGTGAATGTCCCAATAATTTATAAAATCCATTACTTCTTTTGTAGATTTACACAGCTTAGCTTCCGAAGGTACTTTAAAGCCCCATTCCCTGGCTTTTTCCAAACTTTCAAACTGAGTATTAATACTGTTTATCCCAACTACATTGTAAAGCAAACAATCTAAAGGACGTTTAGCCACTTCTGCACTATCCTGAAGTTTTAAACTGCCACTAGCTGTATTCCGGGGATTCATATAAGGGTCTTCCCCGGCTTCAACCCGTTCCTGATTCATTTTGGCAAAACCTTCTAATGGAAGTATTATTTCTCCTCTTATGCTAAACCTTTCCGGAAAATCTCCTTTTAATTTTAATGGAACCGCCCTGATAGTTTTAACATTTGTAGTTACATCATCTCCCTGAAAACCGTCTCCCCTTGTTACTGCTTGAGTTAAATAACCTTTTTCATAAGTTAAACTAATGGAAGCCCCGTCATATTTTAATTCACAAGTAAATTCAATATCCGTACGCCCGAGTATTTTTTGCACTCTCTTTTCCCAGTCTTCTATCTCTTCTTTAGAATATGAATTGTCAAGAGAATACATTCTGTATTCATGAATAATGGTTTCAAAATTTTTAGTAACCATCCCTCCTACTCTTACAGAGGGCGAACCAGGATCATAATATTGGGGATATTTTGCTTCCAGTTCCTGCAACTCTTGCAACATTTTATCAAATTCATAATCGGAAATGGTGGGGGTGTCTAGAACATAATAATTATAATTATGTTTGTTGAGTTCTTCCCGTAAAGTTTTTATTTTACTTTCTATTATTGCTGATTCCATTATAATTATTGAAACTATTATGGGGCTAAATTTAATGAAATTAACTATTAATAGAGGTAATTAAATAAAAAAGCAAACACAAGGATGTTTGCTTTATATGTATATTTTTGGGGCAAGGGGGGATTACAACCTTGCAACTATTTTTGAGAACGGTTTAATGAGATGACTCATAATAAGGACGGTAACCAAAAATGACATAGTAATTTTAAACAAATCAAAATCCTTAAAAAAATCAACATACAATAAAATCATTACAGAAATACAGCTTGTAATTATTGCTAATGGTAAAGATTTTAAAAGATCCTGAAGGTATTGTTTAAATAATTTCATAATATTCGGTTAAGTTTTTAATTGTTGGGACAAAAAAAAGTAACTCTTCAATGTTTGCCAA includes:
- the ligA gene encoding NAD-dependent DNA ligase LigA, which gives rise to MESAIIESKIKTLREELNKHNYNYYVLDTPTISDYEFDKMLQELQELEAKYPQYYDPGSPSVRVGGMVTKNFETIIHEYRMYSLDNSYSKEEIEDWEKRVQKILGRTDIEFTCELKYDGASISLTYEKGYLTQAVTRGDGFQGDDVTTNVKTIRAVPLKLKGDFPERFSIRGEIILPLEGFAKMNQERVEAGEDPYMNPRNTASGSLKLQDSAEVAKRPLDCLLYNVVGINSINTQFESLEKAREWGFKVPSEAKLCKSTKEVMDFINYWDIHRHSLPYETDGVVIKVNSIHQQEELGYTSKSPRWAIAYKFKSEQATTTLNSISYQVGRTGAITPVANLKPVLLAGTIVKRASLHNADQIKKLDVRVGDVVFVEKGGEIIPKITAVDFTKRKNPSEPTIYITCCPECGTELVRKEGEAQHYCPNYYGCPPQITGRIQHFISRKAMDVEGLGAETVELLYKQGLIRNYADLYELKKEQIIPLERMAEKSAENLINGVKRSKEIPFERVLFALGIRFVGETVAKKLAREFKSIERLKNAGFDDLIQVDEIGEKIAESVRDFFGNEENVKIIERLKDYGLKLEITQSESENTTDNLKGFIFVVSGVFENISRNELKGLIEKNGGKVSSSISSKTNYVVAGDNMGPSKKEKAEKLGVPMITIEDFLKMI